ATGATCCCGGCCGACCTCGCGCAGGCAGCGTTGTTGACTCTCATCGCTTGCCGGGTCCATCGCGCCCATGCTCACCCGAGCCATCCGCACCCTGACCACACCCGCTCAAAGCACCACCTGACCCACCATAAGGAGAAGCCCCCATGTCGCTGCGCCTGTCCCACACCACCTGGGACGCCCACGACCCCCACACCGTCGCCGAGTTCTGGCGCGAGCTCGTGAGCTGGGATGTCGCCGAACCCGATTGCTACCGCCACGGCTCCGACGAGTGCTACCTCGTCAGCCCCCACGGATACACCGTTCTGTTCTACAAGGTGCCCGAGGCCAAGCAGGTCAAGAACCGCGCCCACATGGACCTCGTCCCCGAGGGCTCCACCAGGGACGAAGAGGTCGAGCGAGCCCTCCGCCTGGGCGCGACCATGGCCGAGGACCGACGCGACGACCTTGGCTGGGCCGTCTTGCGCGACCCCGAAGGCAACGAGTTCTGCATCCTCCAGCCCGACGCCTGACCAGGCCACCCCTTCCACAGAGGGACATCCAGCCACCGCTGGGCTACGTACTGCTCGCTCTGCGCGATGCCTACACCGGCTTTCCCTGCGTCTGACCTTCACCGGGGTTTGGCATCCCAGTCGCACCCTTCGGGGGTCGCGAGGCTTCACGGTCGGTGGTCTGATGGGCAGTAGGTGAGCCGACCCCGCCAGCAGCTCGGGCCGTTGGGCCTGTCAGTTCACCCATCTTCTTCAGCTGGACACCGAGGAGTAAGCCATGGACGCGAGTCTGGAGTTCGTCGGCACCGCCACCACGGTGCTGCGACTTGGTCCGTTCACGATCTTGACCGACCCGAACTTCCTGCACCGGGGCCAGTTCGCCTACTTGGGCAAGGGCCTGATGAGCCGACGGCTGACCGAGCCCTCTGTCCAGCCGCAAGACCTGCCGCAGCTCGACGCCATCGTGCTGTCCCACCTGCACGGGGACCACTTGGACCGCATCGCCCGGCGGGAGCTCGACCGGACCCCTACGGTCTACACCACACGTCAGGCGGCGCGCCGGCTCGAGAAGTGGGAGTTCGACGCCAAGGCCCTAGCGCCGTGGCAGTCGTCAGAGCTGGCCGCCGCCGGCGTCGGGTTGCGCATCACCTCGGTGCCGGGCAACACGCCCGCGGACCGATGCGTTTCCTGCTGCCACCGGTGATGGGCAGCGTGCTGGAGCTGGACACCGGTGCCGGCACGCCGTTGCGTACCTACATCACAGGCGACACCCTGTTCCGCCGCGACCTGGAGCGCGTCGTGGAACGGTGCGGGCCGATCGACGCGATGGTGGTCCACTTGGGTGGCACGAGGATTGCCGGGATGACCGTCACCATGGACGACCGGCAAGGAGTCAAGTTGGTGCACGCGATCCGTCCCAAGCTGACTACCCCCATCCACTTCGACGACTACAAGGTCTTCAAGTCCCCCCGCGAGGACTTCGTCGCCCGGTTCACCCGTGACGCCGCCCCGGGCGACCTGCGTCTGGTCGATCGAGGGCAGACGATCCCCCTTACATCCTGATCGGAAGGTCACCGCAACGGGGGGAGTCCAGCAGGTGGTGCGCGACGGCGTTGATCGCCGCCGCGGTCGGGACCGCGCCCAGCGCGCGCATGATCGGGATGAAGGCGCCACAGCCGACGTCGTACGTGACAGGTGTCACCATGCAGACTCAGCGGACGCCCGACTCACCGCAGGGTTACTGGTTGTCGTCGGATGTGCGTTGTGCGAAGCCGGAGTCGGCGAGGTCTTCGGCGAGTTCGTCGACGACGAGGGTGTCGGAGTCGATCAGGCCGGCGCGATAGGCGCTGCGACTGACCATCGTGCCGGCGACCGGTGCGGTGAACAGTTGCATGAAGACGATCAGCACGCAGATGCCCACGACGTACCAGGTGCGCAGCGACAGTGCGATGCCGAGCGCGATCACGATGATGCCGAGCACCTGTGGCTTGGTGATTCCGTGCAGTTTCGACAGGAGGTCGGGGAAGCGGACGAGCGTGACCGCCGCGCCCAGGCACAGCAGCGAACCGA
This is a stretch of genomic DNA from Yimella lutea. It encodes these proteins:
- a CDS encoding MBL fold metallo-hydrolase is translated as MDASLEFVGTATTVLRLGPFTILTDPNFLHRGQFAYLGKGLMSRRLTEPSVQPQDLPQLDAIVLSHLHGDHLDRIARRELDRTPTVYTTRQAARRLEKWEFDAKALAPWQSSELAAAGVGLRITSVPGNTPADRCVSCCHR
- a CDS encoding VOC family protein; its protein translation is MSLRLSHTTWDAHDPHTVAEFWRELVSWDVAEPDCYRHGSDECYLVSPHGYTVLFYKVPEAKQVKNRAHMDLVPEGSTRDEEVERALRLGATMAEDRRDDLGWAVLRDPEGNEFCILQPDA
- the mnhG gene encoding monovalent cation/H(+) antiporter subunit G, with the protein product MNGFLDLLGAILLLIGSLLCLGAAVTLVRFPDLLSKLHGITKPQVLGIIVIALGIALSLRTWYVVGICVLIVFMQLFTAPVAGTMVSRSAYRAGLIDSDTLVVDELAEDLADSGFAQRTSDDNQ
- a CDS encoding MBL fold metallo-hydrolase — translated: MRFLLPPVMGSVLELDTGAGTPLRTYITGDTLFRRDLERVVERCGPIDAMVVHLGGTRIAGMTVTMDDRQGVKLVHAIRPKLTTPIHFDDYKVFKSPREDFVARFTRDAAPGDLRLVDRGQTIPLTS